The Coffea arabica cultivar ET-39 chromosome 9e, Coffea Arabica ET-39 HiFi, whole genome shotgun sequence genome has a window encoding:
- the LOC113710262 gene encoding mitochondrial carnitine/acylcarnitine carrier-like protein gives MGDVAKDLTAGTVGGAAQLIVGHPFDTIKVKLQSQPPPLPGQPLRYSGAMDAVRQTLAAEGPRGLYKGMGAPLATVAAFNAVLFTVRGQMEALVRSEPGAPLSVNQQVVCGAGAGVAVSFLACPTELIKCRLQAQSALAGSGSAAVAIKYGGPIDVARHVVQSAGVTGLFKGLVPTLAREVPGNAVMFGVYEAIKQVLAGGQDTSILGRGSLMLAGGLAGGSFWLSVYPTDVVKSVIQVDEYKNPKYSGSFDAIRKILASEGVKGLYKGFGPAMARSVPANAACFLAYEMTRASLG, from the exons ATGGGTGATGTAGCCAAGGACTTGACTGCTGGAACTGTTGGAGGGGCTGCACAGTTGATAGTTGGGCACCCATTTGACACTATCAAGGTGAAGCTTCAGAGCCAGCCACCTCCACTTCCTGGCCAGCCTCTCAGGTACTCAGGTGCCATGGATGCTGTCAGACAAACATTGGCAGCTGAAGGCCCAAGAGGTTTATACAAAGGTATGGGAGCTCCCCTCGCCACTGTTGCAGCCTTCAATGCAGTGCTCTTCACAGTAAGGGGTCAAATGGAGGCTCTGGTAAGATCTGAACCAGGTGCACCACTTTCTGTGAACCAGCAAGTTGTTTGTGGGGCAGGAGCTGGAGTTGCTGTGTCATTCCTTGCCTGCCCTACTGAATTGATAAAATGCAG GTTGCAAGCTCAGAGTGCATTAGCAGGTTCTGGCTCGGCTGCTGTGGCAATCAAGTATGGAGGGCCAATTGATGTTGCCAGACATGTAGTGCAGTCCGCAGGTGTGACGGGTTTGTTCAAGGGTTTAGTTCCCACCTTGGCACGTGAAGTACCAGGAAATGCTGTGATGTTTGGTGTTTATGAAGCAATTAAGCAGGTCCTTGCAGGAGGTCAAGACACTTCTATTTTAGGGCGAGGTTCTTTAATGTTGGCAGGAGGCTTAGCTGGGGGTTCCTTTTGGCTATCTGTCTATCCAACTGATGTTGTGAAGAGCGTAATTCAGGTTGATGAGTACAAAAACCCCAAGTACTCTGGAAGCTTTGATGCTATTAGAAAGATCTTGGCATCAGAGGGGGTCAAAGGCCtgtataagggttttggacctGCCATGGCGCGAAGTGTTCCTGCAAATGCTGCTTGCTTCTTGGCATATGAGATGACGAGGGCTAGTTTAGGGTAA